In a single window of the Amycolatopsis sp. cg5 genome:
- a CDS encoding alpha/beta hydrolase: MLPRRVLASAAVCLLLTACSNAQVGTPNAQPVPPSPAPTPDAKSLEKYTTQKLAWGECAAFAGGDASAEKVLKDKKFECAHLTVPLDYAKPDGDVIKIAVLRHRASKPDQRIGSLVTDPGGPGGSGVRSAAGHVQRAPESDIVQRFDLVGFDPRGVGASEPRIKCLTDAERDADRAEDSESDNSPAGVAKQLADAKAYADKCAERTEHGKDMLANVGTRDVVRDLDILRAALGDEKLTYLGYSYGTQIGSAYAEAYPAKVRAMVLDGAVDPAQDTAESLVLQMAGFQNTFNEFAKTCVTRPDCALGKDAAGATKAFQDLVKPLITKPVQVGARKLSFEDAITGTLAALYSQAAWGFLNEGLANLTRGNGQNLIQLADSYYDRGQDGTYAGIIDVYYAVRCVDSPRVTDRAKIDSAHQRMLQGAPILDGGTPDMTELDICAAWPVPATSQPHTPKADGLAPTLVISTTNDPATPYQAGVNLAKALGGRLLTFEGAQHTVYLQGNQCVDKAASAYLIDGTLPADGIRC; encoded by the coding sequence ATGCTTCCTCGTCGTGTCCTCGCGTCCGCCGCCGTCTGCCTGTTGCTGACGGCTTGCTCGAATGCGCAGGTCGGCACGCCGAACGCGCAGCCGGTGCCGCCGTCGCCTGCGCCCACGCCGGACGCGAAGTCGCTCGAGAAGTACACGACGCAGAAACTCGCGTGGGGCGAATGCGCGGCGTTCGCGGGCGGCGACGCGTCCGCGGAGAAGGTGCTCAAGGACAAGAAGTTCGAATGCGCGCACCTGACCGTGCCGCTCGACTACGCGAAGCCGGACGGCGACGTCATCAAGATCGCGGTGCTCCGGCACCGGGCGAGCAAGCCGGACCAGCGGATCGGCTCACTCGTCACCGACCCGGGCGGTCCCGGCGGGTCCGGCGTGCGCTCGGCGGCCGGGCACGTCCAGCGCGCGCCCGAATCGGACATCGTCCAGCGCTTCGACCTGGTCGGCTTCGATCCGCGCGGTGTCGGCGCGAGCGAGCCCCGCATCAAGTGCCTGACCGACGCGGAGCGCGACGCCGACCGCGCCGAGGACTCCGAAAGTGACAATTCGCCCGCCGGCGTGGCCAAACAGCTCGCCGACGCGAAGGCGTACGCCGACAAGTGCGCCGAGCGGACCGAACACGGCAAGGACATGCTCGCCAACGTCGGCACCCGCGACGTCGTGCGCGATCTGGACATCCTGCGCGCTGCACTCGGCGACGAAAAGCTCACCTACCTCGGCTACTCGTACGGAACGCAGATCGGTTCCGCGTACGCCGAGGCCTATCCGGCCAAGGTGCGCGCGATGGTGCTCGACGGCGCCGTCGACCCGGCACAGGACACCGCCGAGTCACTCGTGCTGCAGATGGCCGGCTTCCAGAACACCTTCAACGAATTCGCGAAGACCTGTGTGACCAGGCCGGACTGCGCGCTCGGCAAAGATGCGGCCGGTGCGACGAAGGCGTTCCAAGACCTGGTCAAGCCGTTGATCACGAAGCCGGTCCAGGTCGGCGCCCGCAAGCTTTCGTTCGAAGACGCCATCACGGGCACCCTCGCCGCGCTCTACAGCCAGGCCGCGTGGGGCTTCCTCAACGAAGGCCTCGCCAACCTCACCCGCGGCAACGGCCAGAACCTGATCCAGCTCGCCGATTCGTACTACGACCGCGGCCAGGACGGCACCTACGCCGGGATCATCGACGTCTACTACGCCGTGCGCTGCGTCGACAGCCCGCGCGTCACCGATCGCGCGAAAATCGATTCCGCGCACCAGCGCATGCTCCAGGGCGCGCCGATACTCGACGGCGGCACCCCGGACATGACCGAACTCGACATCTGCGCGGCCTGGCCGGTGCCCGCGACCTCGCAGCCGCACACCCCGAAGGCCGACGGGCTCGCCCCGACGCTCGTCATCTCCACGACCAACGACCCGGCGACGCCATATCAAGCAGGCGTGAATCTCGCGAAGGCGCTGGGCGGCCGCCTGCTCACCTTCGAAGGCGCCCAGCACACGGTCTACCTGCAGGGAAACCAGTGCGTGGACAAAGCCGCGTCGGCGTACCTGATCGACGGAACGCTGCCCGCCGACGGCATTCGCTGCTAA
- a CDS encoding LppX_LprAFG lipoprotein yields the protein MLRRTFGPVFVLVACLISGCTATFDTSGPLPDGTRLVTESAATLRGQRAVRFALGVSGEIPGFGVRKIDGEVAADGSARGHADLQVSSQRQQLDYVLSGEKLQTTDQAGVRTEMPATYRPDMVVARLRALLTSATDLRTEGRENPGGTLAYRIGGKIPRATISALIPGIQADVIAKIWVADTPSHELTRMWVQVPEVAAHRGPVMLELGLTWR from the coding sequence ATGCTTCGCCGCACTTTCGGGCCAGTGTTCGTGCTGGTCGCCTGCCTGATCAGCGGTTGCACCGCGACGTTCGACACCAGTGGCCCGCTGCCTGACGGGACTCGGCTGGTGACCGAGTCGGCCGCGACGTTGCGAGGTCAGCGCGCCGTGCGGTTCGCGCTCGGGGTCAGCGGCGAGATCCCGGGATTCGGCGTGCGGAAGATCGACGGCGAGGTCGCGGCGGACGGTTCCGCGCGCGGGCACGCCGACCTGCAGGTGTCCTCGCAGCGGCAGCAGCTCGACTATGTGCTTTCCGGCGAAAAGCTACAGACGACCGATCAAGCCGGGGTGCGGACCGAAATGCCCGCCACGTATCGGCCGGACATGGTCGTGGCACGCCTGCGCGCGCTGCTCACCAGCGCGACGGACCTGCGCACGGAAGGCCGCGAAAACCCGGGCGGGACGCTCGCGTACCGGATCGGCGGGAAGATCCCGCGCGCGACGATCTCGGCCCTGATCCCTGGTATCCAGGCCGACGTGATCGCGAAGATCTGGGTCGCGGACACGCCGTCGCACGAGCTCACCCGGATGTGGGTCCAGGTGCCCGAGGTCGCGGCGCACCGGGGCCCCGTGATGCTCGAGCTCGGGCTGACCTGGCGTTAG
- a CDS encoding VOC family protein: MTTTATMPLDHLVYAGPDLADAVIRLTELTGVAPVPGGSHVGLGTANYLVALGGRAYLEIIGPDPAQPEPEHPRPFGIDALTAPKLVAWSVRTPAIDQVIATARARGFDPGEARAMSRRAADGELLSWRLTWSGKGGGLVPFLIDWGGTPHPTSRPLPEIPLLAFTGVHPQPARVHRALQALGLELLVRPHHEPGLVAVMESATGAPIVLT; the protein is encoded by the coding sequence ATGACGACGACGGCCACGATGCCTCTCGACCACCTGGTCTACGCGGGCCCGGATCTGGCGGACGCGGTCATCCGCCTCACCGAGCTGACCGGCGTCGCCCCGGTGCCCGGCGGCAGCCATGTCGGACTCGGCACGGCGAACTACCTGGTCGCGCTCGGCGGCCGCGCGTATCTCGAGATCATCGGCCCTGACCCGGCGCAGCCGGAGCCCGAGCACCCGCGCCCGTTCGGCATTGACGCGCTCACCGCGCCGAAGCTGGTGGCCTGGTCGGTCCGGACACCCGCGATCGACCAGGTCATCGCCACCGCACGGGCACGGGGTTTCGACCCGGGCGAGGCGCGCGCGATGTCGCGCCGCGCCGCGGACGGCGAGTTGCTGTCGTGGCGGCTCACCTGGTCCGGCAAGGGCGGCGGGCTGGTCCCGTTCCTGATCGATTGGGGCGGGACGCCGCATCCGACCAGCCGCCCGCTGCCGGAGATCCCGTTGCTCGCCTTCACCGGCGTCCATCCGCAGCCCGCACGCGTGCATCGCGCTTTGCAGGCGCTGGGCCTCGAACTGCTCGTCCGGCCCCATCACGAACCGGGACTGGTCGCGGTAATGGAGAGCGCCACCGGCGCCCCGATCGTGCTCACCTGA
- a CDS encoding NAD+ synthase, with amino-acid sequence MSQLRIALAQVNTTVGDITGNAELTVEWTRKAAEAGAHLVVFPEMSLTGYPVEDLSLRKTFAEASKSALEALAVRLDDAGCGEVLTYVGYLDLDEAGVRDAAAALYRGEVVARQFKHHLPNYGVFDEHRYFKPGETLDVVRYHGLDIGMVICEDIWQDGGPVSALGKAGVDLVVAPNASPYERAKDDIRLPLIARRAAEAGAPLVYTNQVGGQDDLVFDGDSLVVGADGTLLARAPQFVEHLLVLDMDLTAGGHAGDGDLAGLHVRRKVLSEEPIPAYEASKEPVISEPLSDEAEVWSALVVGLRDYVHKNGFQSVIFGFSGGIDSAVVAALAADALGGDNVYGVSMPSKYSSEHSKSDASDLARRIGAHFREESVADMVDAYVSQLGLTGLAEENIQARTRGMLLMALSNSDGHLVLATGNKTELAVGYSTIYGDAVGGFAPIKDVFKTHVWQLARWRNAEAEKHGETPPIPENSITKPPSAELRPGQVDTDSLPDYALLDDILDDYVEGDRGYADLIAAGFDPETIDRVVRMVDRAEYKRRQYPPGTKITFKAFGRDRRLPITNAWREGEN; translated from the coding sequence ATGTCGCAGCTGCGCATCGCCTTGGCCCAGGTCAACACCACTGTCGGGGACATCACCGGCAACGCAGAACTCACCGTCGAGTGGACTCGCAAAGCCGCGGAAGCCGGCGCGCATCTGGTGGTCTTCCCAGAGATGTCACTGACCGGCTACCCGGTCGAAGATCTGTCTCTGCGCAAGACTTTCGCGGAAGCGTCCAAAAGCGCACTCGAGGCGCTCGCCGTGCGTCTGGACGACGCCGGATGCGGCGAAGTGCTGACGTACGTCGGCTATTTGGACCTCGACGAGGCAGGCGTGCGCGATGCCGCGGCCGCGTTGTATCGCGGCGAGGTGGTCGCGCGGCAGTTCAAGCACCACCTGCCGAACTACGGCGTGTTCGACGAGCACCGGTATTTCAAGCCGGGCGAGACGCTGGATGTCGTGCGGTATCACGGGCTCGACATCGGCATGGTCATCTGCGAGGACATCTGGCAGGACGGCGGGCCGGTGTCGGCGCTGGGCAAGGCGGGTGTCGACCTGGTGGTCGCGCCGAACGCGTCGCCGTACGAACGCGCGAAGGACGACATCCGGTTGCCGCTGATCGCGCGGCGGGCCGCCGAGGCGGGTGCGCCGCTGGTGTACACGAACCAGGTGGGCGGGCAGGACGATCTCGTGTTCGACGGCGACTCGCTCGTGGTCGGCGCGGACGGGACGCTGCTGGCGCGGGCGCCGCAGTTCGTCGAGCACCTGCTCGTGCTCGACATGGACCTGACCGCGGGCGGGCACGCGGGCGACGGTGACCTCGCCGGGCTGCACGTGCGGCGCAAGGTGTTGAGCGAAGAGCCGATTCCGGCTTATGAAGCTTCGAAAGAGCCTGTCATCAGCGAGCCGCTCTCGGATGAGGCCGAGGTGTGGTCGGCGCTGGTCGTGGGTCTGCGCGACTACGTGCACAAGAACGGGTTCCAGTCGGTGATCTTCGGGTTCTCCGGCGGGATCGACTCGGCCGTGGTGGCCGCGCTGGCCGCGGACGCGCTGGGCGGCGACAACGTGTACGGCGTTTCGATGCCTTCGAAGTACTCGTCGGAGCACTCGAAGTCGGACGCCTCCGACCTCGCGCGGCGGATCGGCGCGCACTTCCGCGAGGAGTCCGTCGCGGACATGGTCGACGCGTACGTCTCGCAGCTGGGGCTGACCGGGCTGGCCGAGGAGAACATCCAGGCGCGTACGCGCGGGATGCTGCTGATGGCGTTGTCCAATTCGGACGGTCATCTGGTGCTGGCGACCGGGAACAAGACCGAGCTCGCGGTCGGCTACTCGACGATCTACGGCGACGCGGTCGGCGGGTTCGCGCCGATCAAGGACGTGTTCAAGACGCACGTGTGGCAACTCGCGCGCTGGCGCAACGCGGAGGCCGAGAAGCACGGCGAAACGCCGCCGATCCCGGAGAACTCGATCACCAAGCCGCCGTCGGCCGAGCTGCGGCCTGGCCAGGTCGACACCGACTCGCTGCCCGACTACGCGTTGCTCGACGACATCCTCGACGACTATGTCGAGGGCGACCGCGGGTACGCGGACCTGATCGCGGCCGGGTTCGATCCCGAGACGATCGACCGGGTGGTGCGGATGGTCGACCGGGCCGAATACAAGCGCCGCCAGTACCCGCCGGGCACCAAGATCACGTTCAAGGCATTCGGCCGTGACCGACGGCTGCCGATCACGAACGCTTGGCGCGAAGGCGAAAACTGA
- a CDS encoding alpha/beta hydrolase: MPIPTRTRSRSRRVAVALLALALSACSPGTPTTPPAPETESHGPVGPVPPGLDTFYAQSVTWGDCAPYATSSDAKSAFRVKGVQCAYLSVPLDYAKPDGDKIRLGLLRRKATKTDNRIGSLVINPGGPGASGMTAAAGLASKVKGELAERFDFVGFDPRGVGASEPQVKCLTDTERDAERADDLEADGSPEGVAKQEAEEKDFAAKCAQRTDKGAAMLANVGTRDVAKDIDILRSALGDKKLTYLGYSYGTRIGSTYAETFPANVRALVLDGAVDPEQDAVESLVGQGRGFGKAFDEFAKWCAARQDCSLAKDPAKATKAYQDLTRPLIDFHVPVADGRKLSYEDATIGTIQALYGKDFWEPLNAALGELKLQRGETLMKLADMYNERDDQGKYQATQDVFTAVRCVDDPRVTDPEVILKAQREYVKVAPFLDDGRPESAARDACAFWPVPNTMQPHQPKVDGLAPTLVISTTNDPATPYDAGVNLAKGLKGGLLTFEGTQHTVFLQGVSCVDKAGTDYLVNGTLPAEGTRCSAG, from the coding sequence GTGCCCATACCCACCCGCACCAGGTCCCGTTCCCGCCGAGTCGCCGTCGCGCTGCTCGCGCTGGCGCTCAGCGCGTGTTCGCCGGGCACTCCGACCACACCGCCCGCGCCGGAGACCGAGTCACATGGTCCGGTCGGGCCGGTGCCGCCAGGGCTGGACACCTTCTACGCGCAGAGCGTGACCTGGGGCGACTGCGCACCTTACGCGACTTCCAGCGACGCGAAGTCCGCATTCCGGGTGAAGGGCGTCCAGTGCGCGTACCTTTCGGTGCCGCTCGACTACGCGAAACCCGACGGCGACAAGATCCGGCTCGGCCTGCTGCGCCGGAAGGCCACCAAAACGGACAACCGGATCGGCTCGCTGGTCATCAACCCGGGCGGGCCCGGCGCGTCCGGCATGACCGCCGCGGCCGGTCTGGCGAGCAAGGTCAAGGGTGAGCTCGCCGAGCGTTTCGACTTCGTCGGGTTCGACCCGCGTGGCGTCGGCGCCAGCGAACCGCAGGTCAAGTGCCTGACCGACACCGAACGCGACGCGGAGCGCGCCGACGACCTCGAGGCCGACGGTTCACCCGAAGGTGTGGCCAAGCAGGAAGCCGAGGAGAAAGACTTCGCCGCGAAGTGCGCCCAGCGCACCGACAAGGGCGCCGCGATGCTCGCCAACGTCGGCACCCGTGACGTCGCGAAGGACATCGACATCCTCCGCTCGGCGCTCGGCGACAAGAAACTCACCTATTTGGGCTACTCGTACGGCACGCGGATCGGCTCCACGTACGCCGAGACGTTCCCGGCCAACGTCCGCGCGCTGGTGCTCGACGGCGCCGTCGACCCCGAGCAGGACGCCGTCGAATCACTCGTCGGGCAGGGCCGGGGCTTCGGCAAGGCGTTCGACGAATTCGCCAAGTGGTGTGCCGCGCGCCAGGACTGCTCGCTCGCGAAGGACCCCGCGAAGGCGACGAAGGCGTATCAGGACCTCACCCGCCCGCTGATCGACTTCCACGTGCCCGTCGCCGACGGCCGGAAACTGTCGTACGAGGATGCGACGATCGGCACGATCCAGGCGCTCTACGGGAAGGACTTCTGGGAGCCGCTCAACGCGGCGCTGGGCGAACTCAAACTCCAGCGCGGCGAGACGCTCATGAAGCTCGCCGACATGTACAACGAACGCGACGACCAGGGCAAATACCAGGCGACCCAGGACGTCTTCACAGCCGTGCGCTGCGTCGACGACCCGCGTGTCACCGACCCGGAGGTCATCCTCAAGGCACAGCGCGAGTACGTGAAGGTCGCGCCGTTCCTCGATGACGGCCGCCCCGAGTCGGCCGCGCGCGACGCGTGCGCGTTCTGGCCGGTGCCGAACACGATGCAGCCGCACCAGCCGAAGGTCGACGGCCTCGCCCCGACGCTGGTCATCTCGACCACGAACGACCCGGCGACGCCGTACGACGCCGGCGTCAACCTGGCCAAGGGGCTCAAGGGCGGCCTGCTGACCTTCGAGGGCACCCAGCACACGGTCTTTCTGCAGGGCGTGTCGTGCGTCGACAAGGCGGGCACGGACTACCTGGTCAACGGCACTTTGCCCGCGGAAGGCACGCGCTGTTCGGCCGGTTAG
- a CDS encoding S8 family serine peptidase, whose protein sequence is MRAAVAVSLLGAGLAVPSVAAAAPDEQAVSLTSEPAVAEAPGTLVTPFVVVTGANRLRTWWAERAVRQAGGTVVSSYPQVGVVVAYSAKDDFAAKVRHVPGIDAVGATRTAKIPVEFFRPRTDVKYTGPGSTAVPPAEGTAWDAPALGLDKAHEVTQGSRKVVVGVLDTGVDDTHPDLSGAFDRRNSISCLSGWADRSVNAWRPTLDGHGTHVSGTIAAARDGAGVVGIAPGVRLAAVKLAETDDHEAPEAVVCGFVWAAEHGFSVASNSYRTLPWYYACDNQIDQAAIKLAVGRAVAYAQRKDVLVVASGGNAGINLDKRTVDTESPVDSTPVSRPIDPSCIRLPHELPGVVGTGALDEKLAKASFSNYSATKIAVSAPGVRVWSTWPGGQYRTASGTSMAAPHAAGVAALIASTHPWWSADRVKRALLSGATPMPCPALYDPNGDGKPDAVCEPARTGNTFYGAGVVNAVTAVGARP, encoded by the coding sequence TTGCGAGCCGCCGTGGCGGTGTCGCTGCTCGGAGCGGGATTGGCGGTGCCGTCGGTGGCCGCCGCCGCGCCCGACGAGCAGGCGGTGAGCCTCACCAGTGAACCCGCGGTCGCCGAGGCGCCCGGCACGCTCGTGACACCGTTCGTCGTGGTGACCGGCGCGAACCGGCTGCGGACGTGGTGGGCCGAACGCGCCGTAAGGCAGGCCGGTGGCACCGTCGTGTCGTCGTACCCGCAGGTCGGCGTCGTCGTTGCGTACTCCGCGAAGGACGATTTCGCGGCGAAGGTGCGGCACGTGCCCGGTATCGACGCCGTCGGCGCGACGCGCACGGCGAAGATCCCGGTCGAGTTCTTCCGCCCGCGTACGGACGTGAAATACACGGGCCCTGGTTCGACGGCGGTCCCGCCCGCCGAGGGCACCGCGTGGGACGCGCCCGCGCTCGGGCTCGACAAAGCGCACGAGGTCACCCAAGGCAGCCGAAAGGTCGTCGTCGGGGTGCTCGACACGGGCGTGGACGACACCCACCCGGATCTTTCGGGCGCTTTCGACCGTCGTAACTCGATCTCGTGCTTGTCCGGCTGGGCCGACCGCAGCGTCAACGCCTGGCGGCCGACGCTGGACGGTCACGGCACACACGTCTCCGGCACCATCGCGGCCGCGCGGGACGGCGCGGGCGTCGTCGGTATCGCGCCGGGAGTCCGCCTCGCCGCGGTGAAACTCGCCGAGACCGACGACCACGAGGCGCCCGAAGCCGTCGTCTGTGGTTTCGTCTGGGCCGCCGAACACGGCTTCAGCGTCGCGAGCAACAGCTACCGCACGCTGCCCTGGTACTACGCCTGCGACAACCAGATCGACCAGGCCGCGATCAAGCTCGCGGTGGGTCGTGCGGTCGCCTACGCGCAGCGAAAAGACGTCCTCGTCGTCGCTTCCGGCGGCAACGCGGGCATCAACCTCGACAAGCGGACCGTCGACACCGAAAGCCCGGTCGACAGCACCCCGGTCAGCCGCCCGATCGACCCGAGCTGCATCCGCCTCCCGCACGAGCTGCCGGGCGTCGTCGGCACCGGCGCGCTCGACGAGAAGCTCGCGAAGGCCAGTTTCTCCAACTACTCGGCCACCAAGATCGCGGTGTCCGCGCCGGGCGTGCGCGTCTGGTCGACCTGGCCGGGAGGGCAGTACCGGACCGCGAGTGGCACGTCGATGGCCGCGCCGCACGCGGCGGGTGTCGCCGCGCTGATCGCGAGCACGCATCCGTGGTGGAGCGCCGACCGCGTCAAACGCGCGCTGCTCTCCGGCGCGACGCCGATGCCGTGCCCGGCACTGTACGACCCGAACGGCGACGGCAAGCCCGACGCCGTGTGCGAACCGGCGCGTACCGGCAACACGTTCTACGGCGCCGGGGTCGTCAACGCGGTCACGGCGGTGGGCGCGAGACCATGA
- the secA2 gene encoding accessory Sec system translocase SecA2 encodes MAALISRVGKRLRRIIQRPGSIELTRYEPLVPAIEKLEDELAKLSDAELTERAAELREGGKSGDDELIEICALGREAARRALDERAFDVQLLGAIGLLTGHVVQMDTGEGKTLAGALAAAGYALRGKRVHVVTVNDYLARRDAEWMKPIYDLLGVSVGWIEPSHSREERKQAYASEVTYGAVAEIGFDVLRDRLVTNVDDLVQGEPEIAIVDEADSVLVDEARVPLVMAGSIDHTDADEEVANIVRRLRLGLHYETDSDGRNAWMTDAGASVVAKSLGIEVDDLFNEAASDRLPAVNVALHAHALLTRDVDYIVRDGKVQLINAARGRVAELQRWPDGLQAAVEAKEQVAATDRGEILDSITVQALLARYPDVAGMTGTAVAVAEQLREFYKLEVAVIPPNTENVREDQADRIFASPSQKLRAIEEEIRKVHETGRPILVGTQDVAESEELAEKLAKVDLECVVLNARNDAEEASIIADAGKKGAVTVSTQMAGRGTDIRLGGKDGAGREEVAELGGLHVIGTARYPSSRLDGQLRGRSGRQGDPGSAVFFASLNDELVLSNAPDIPEGINTDENGEITADAAHRQIDHAQRVAEGVDLEIHRNTWRYTRLIERQRGDLLKHRDEVLRTALAAEGLETDEPEKYKELAEKVDDSAKVEQICREVLLYHIDQLWSDHLAYLTDVRESIHLRALARETPLDEFHRAAIPEFHKIIPEAAARAAKTLVEAEITDDGIDLADAGVRRANTTWTYLVHDNPFDSDFEQTLKKVRSLIKRK; translated from the coding sequence GTGGCAGCACTGATCAGCCGGGTTGGCAAGCGGCTGCGCCGGATCATTCAGCGGCCGGGCAGCATCGAGCTGACCCGATACGAACCGCTGGTTCCGGCGATCGAGAAGCTCGAAGACGAGCTCGCGAAGCTTTCGGACGCGGAACTGACCGAACGCGCGGCTGAGCTGCGCGAAGGCGGGAAGTCCGGGGACGACGAGCTGATCGAGATCTGCGCGCTGGGCCGCGAGGCGGCGAGGCGGGCACTCGACGAGCGCGCGTTCGACGTGCAGCTGCTCGGCGCGATCGGCCTGCTGACCGGGCACGTGGTCCAGATGGACACCGGTGAGGGCAAGACGCTCGCCGGCGCGCTGGCCGCCGCCGGGTACGCGCTGCGCGGCAAGCGGGTGCACGTGGTCACGGTCAACGACTACCTCGCCCGTCGTGACGCCGAGTGGATGAAGCCGATCTACGACCTGCTCGGGGTCTCGGTCGGCTGGATCGAGCCGTCGCACTCGCGCGAGGAGCGCAAGCAGGCGTACGCGTCCGAGGTCACCTACGGCGCGGTCGCCGAAATCGGCTTCGACGTGCTGCGCGACCGGCTGGTCACGAACGTCGACGACCTGGTGCAGGGCGAGCCGGAGATCGCGATCGTCGACGAGGCGGACTCCGTGCTGGTCGACGAGGCACGCGTGCCGCTGGTGATGGCCGGGTCGATCGACCACACCGACGCCGACGAAGAGGTCGCGAACATCGTGCGGCGGCTGCGGCTGGGCCTGCACTACGAGACCGACTCCGACGGCCGCAACGCCTGGATGACCGACGCGGGCGCCTCGGTCGTCGCGAAGTCGCTGGGCATCGAGGTGGACGACCTGTTCAACGAGGCGGCCTCGGACCGGCTGCCCGCGGTGAACGTCGCGCTGCACGCGCACGCGCTGCTCACCCGCGACGTCGACTACATCGTGCGTGACGGCAAGGTCCAGCTGATCAACGCCGCGCGCGGCCGCGTCGCCGAGCTGCAGCGCTGGCCGGACGGCCTGCAGGCGGCCGTCGAGGCGAAGGAGCAGGTCGCGGCGACCGACCGGGGCGAGATCCTCGACTCGATCACCGTGCAGGCGCTGCTCGCGCGCTACCCCGACGTCGCGGGCATGACCGGTACCGCGGTCGCGGTCGCCGAGCAGCTGCGCGAGTTCTACAAGCTGGAAGTGGCGGTCATCCCGCCGAACACCGAGAACGTCCGTGAGGACCAGGCCGACCGGATCTTCGCCTCGCCGTCGCAGAAGCTGCGCGCGATCGAGGAGGAGATCCGCAAGGTGCACGAGACGGGCCGCCCGATCCTGGTCGGCACGCAGGACGTCGCGGAGTCCGAGGAGCTGGCCGAGAAGCTGGCCAAGGTCGACCTCGAATGCGTCGTCCTCAACGCGCGCAACGACGCCGAGGAGGCGTCGATCATCGCGGACGCGGGCAAGAAGGGCGCCGTGACCGTGTCGACCCAGATGGCCGGCCGCGGTACCGACATCCGGCTGGGCGGCAAGGACGGCGCCGGGCGCGAGGAGGTCGCCGAGCTGGGCGGGCTGCACGTGATCGGCACGGCGCGGTACCCGTCGAGCAGGCTCGACGGGCAGCTGCGCGGCCGGTCGGGACGCCAGGGCGACCCGGGCAGCGCGGTGTTCTTCGCGAGCCTGAACGACGAACTCGTGCTGTCGAACGCGCCGGACATCCCCGAAGGCATCAACACCGACGAGAACGGCGAGATCACCGCGGACGCGGCACACCGGCAGATCGACCACGCGCAGCGTGTCGCCGAGGGTGTCGACCTGGAGATCCACCGGAACACCTGGCGCTACACGCGGCTGATCGAGCGGCAGCGCGGCGATCTGCTCAAGCACCGCGACGAGGTGCTGCGGACGGCGCTGGCGGCCGAGGGGCTGGAGACCGACGAGCCGGAGAAGTACAAGGAGCTCGCGGAGAAGGTCGACGATTCCGCCAAGGTCGAGCAGATCTGCCGCGAGGTGCTGCTCTACCACATCGACCAGCTGTGGTCGGACCATCTCGCGTACCTGACCGACGTGCGCGAGAGCATCCACCTGCGTGCGCTGGCGCGGGAGACGCCGCTCGACGAGTTCCACCGCGCGGCGATCCCGGAGTTCCACAAGATCATCCCGGAGGCGGCGGCCCGCGCGGCGAAGACGCTGGTGGAGGCCGAGATCACCGACGACGGCATCGATCTGGCCGACGCGGGCGTGCGGCGCGCGAACACGACGTGGACCTACCTGGTGCACGACAACCCGTTCGACTCCGACTTCGAGCAGACGCTCAAGAAGGTGCGCTCGCTGATCAAGCGCAAGTAG